In Roseisolibacter agri, the following proteins share a genomic window:
- the tssB gene encoding type VI secretion system contractile sheath small subunit, protein MADSTQKKLERVRPPRIQISYEVETGGAMEMKELPFLMGVLGDFTGQPTEPLAKLKDRKFVEVTPDNFDDVLASMKPHLAFTVENKLSDEADAPKLGVDLNFRSLDDFSPDAVARQVKPLKELLDLRTQLADLRGSLQTNEKLDEVLQATLGDAEKMNKLRSELGITEGGNNG, encoded by the coding sequence ATGGCCGACAGTACCCAGAAGAAGCTCGAGCGCGTGCGCCCGCCGCGGATCCAGATCTCCTACGAGGTCGAGACCGGTGGCGCCATGGAAATGAAGGAGCTGCCGTTCCTGATGGGCGTGCTCGGGGATTTCACCGGCCAGCCGACGGAGCCCCTGGCGAAGCTCAAGGACCGGAAGTTCGTCGAGGTCACCCCCGACAACTTCGACGACGTGCTCGCGAGCATGAAGCCGCACCTCGCCTTCACCGTCGAGAACAAGCTCAGCGACGAGGCCGACGCGCCCAAGCTCGGCGTCGACCTGAACTTCCGCAGCCTCGACGACTTCTCGCCCGACGCCGTCGCGCGCCAGGTGAAGCCGCTCAAGGAGCTCCTCGACCTGCGCACGCAGCTCGCCGACCTGCGCGGCTCGCTGCAGACCAACGAGAAGCTCGACGAGGTGCTGCAGGCCACCCTCGGCGACGCCGAGAAGATGAACAAGCTCCGCTCGGAGCTCGGGATCACGGAGGGCGGCAACAATGGCTGA